The sequence TCGGCGATCCGGAGACCCAGGTCGTCCTGCCCCGCCTTACCAGCGACCTCGGCTACCTGCTGGCTACCGCCGCCGCTGGGAGCCTGAAGGAACCGCCGACATTTGATGACGGGGCGGCCGTCACCGTGGTATGCGCCACGGAGGGCTATCCGACCGGTCCCCGGACCGGAGATCCAATTGATGGCTTGGAGGCGGCCTCGGCTATCGACGGCGTCACGATCTTCTCTGCCGGGGTGGCTGACGGAGGAGATGGCGGTTTGGTGACGGCTGGCGGCCGGGTGCTCTCGTTGACCGGCCGGGGGAGGACGATTGCCGAGGCCCGGGGGCGGGCCTACGACGCGGTAGCCGAGTTGGCGTGGTCGGGGATGCAGTTTCGTCGCGATATCGCCGCGAACCCGACCGGCGCCGGGAGCGACTAGGACTAGTAGGGACACAAGAGGACCCGAGGGACAGGAACAGGAGAATCCGATGGTGTACAAGGTGGCGATCCTCATGGGTTCGCCCAACGACGGCGACAAGATGGCACCTGCCGCTGCGACACTAGAGCGTTATGGCATCGAGGCCGACGTGCGGGTCATGTCGGCGCACCGCAGCCCGGCCCTGGTCGCTGGGTTCGTGTCTGGGGCGCGGGAGGCCGGGTACTCGGCGATCATCTGCGGGGCCGGGATGGCGGCCCACCTAGCCGGGGCAGCGGCCGCCCACACCACACTTCCAGTGATCGGCGTGCCTCTCTCCGGTGGTGCCATCAACGGGTGGGACTCCCTACTGGCCACCGTCCAGATGCCCAAGGGAATCCCGGTAGCCACCGTGGCCGTGGACGGTGCCATGAACGCTGCCCTGCTGGCCGTCCAGATGCTGGCCGTCGGCGACCCGGACCTCGTTGAAGCCCTTGAGGCCCACCGCGAGGAGATGGTTCCCCGCTAAGCGGCGGCGTCCCGGACCCCATGGAGAACGTCCTCGCCTCCCGCTACGCCAGCCGGCCCATGGTCGGCCTCTGGACAGCGGAGGCCAAGGTGGTCATGGAACGCGAGCTCTGGATCGCCGTGATGGAGGCCCAGCGTCACCTCGGCGTGGACATCCCCGACGGAGTCGTCGAGGACTACCGGGCCGTGGTCGATCAGGTGGACCTGGCGTCGATCCGCGAGCGGGAGCGGGTCACCCGGCATGACGTGAAGGCTCGGATAGAGGAGTTTTGCACCCTGGCCGGGCACCAGCACGTGCACCGGGGCATGACGTCTCGGGACCTCACCGAGAACGTCGAACAGCTCCAGGTCCGCCGCAGCCTGGAGCTGGTGCTGGACCGCATCGTGGCCACCCTTGCTCGCCTAGCACGCTTGGCTGCCGAGTTCGACGGCCTGGTCATGGTCGGGCGTAGCCACAACGTGGCCGCCCAAGCCACCACGCTGGGCAAGCGGTTCGCCACAGCGGCCGAGGAGCTCTTGGCTTCGCACCGTCGGATCTCCGATCTGCTGGCTGCTTACCCGCTCCGGGGGCTGAAGGGACCGGTGGGGACCCAGCAGGACCAGATGGACCTCATGGGCGGCGACGGCGCCAGGGTCGACCAGTTGGAACAACTGGTGGCCGATCACCTTGGCTTTGCTCAGGTCCTGGACTCGGTGGGGCAGGTATACCCGCGGTCGCTGGACTTCGATGTGGTCTCGGCGCTGGCCCAGGCAGCTGGGGGGCCGGCCAACCTGGCCCGAACGATCCGGTTGATGGCCGGCCACGAGCTGGCCACTGAGGGGTTCCAACCGGGTCAGGTTGGTTCGTCGGCCATGCCCCACAAGATGAATGCTCGATCCTGCGAGCGGGTCAACGGCCTAGCCGTCGTGCTACGGGGGCACCTGGCAATGGTTGGGGGTCTGGTAGGCGACCAGTGGAATGAGGGTGACGTGAGCTGCTCGGTGGTTCGGCGGGTGGCCCTCCCCGACTCCTTCCTGGCCACCGACGGCCTGTTCCAGACCTTCCTCACCGTGCTGGACGAGTTCGGTGCCTACCCGGCCGTGGTGGAGCGAGAGCTCGGCCAGTACCTGCCCTTCCTGGCCACCACGAGGGTGCTGATGGCTGCTATCGAGGCCGGGATGGGACGTGAAGAGGCTCACCAGGTCATTCAGGCTCACGCGGTGGCCGCCGCTCTGATCCGCCGGGAGGAGGGTCGGATGGAGACCGACCTGCTGGATCGTCTGGCCTCTGACCCCGCCCTGCCGCTGGACCGCGACGATCTCGACGGCCTGCTCGACGATCCGTCAGCGTTCGTGGGCAACGCCTCAGCTCAGGTATCCGCTGTCGTGGAACGGGTGGCCGAGGTAGTGGTCGCCCGCCCCCAGGCCGCCGCCTACGATCCCGAACGGATCCTCTGACCCGACCGCCCACTGGAGTGCGATGAACATGACGGTCGACCTCCCCCTCCTGCACTCGGGCAAGGTCCGCGACATCTACGACGCCGGAGACGGCCGCCTGCTCATGGTCACCTCGGACCGCATCTCGGCGTTCGACGTGGTTATGGCCGAGCCGATTGTCGACAAGGGACGAGTCCTCACCGCCATGACGTCCTTCTGGTTCGAGCAGTTCGCAGACCTGATCTGCGGGCACCTGATCTCGACCGACACGGCCGATCTGGAGGCCGTCCTGGGTGCTAGGGCGTCGGTCGACCTGGTGGGCCGGACCATGCTGTGTCATCGGGCCGAGATGCTGCCCATCGAGTGCATCGTCCGGGGGTACATCACTGGCTCGGCCTGGAAGGAGTACCGGACCTCGGGCACCATGCACGGCACGGCGATGCCCGACGGGCTCCTAGAGGCCAGCCGTCTTCCCGAGCCTGTGTTCACCCCGTCCACAAAGGCTGACGAGGGCCACGACGTGAACATCTCCTACGCCGACGCAGTGAACCTGGTGGGCGTCCAGGTGGCCGAGGCGGCCCGCGAGGCGTCGATCGCCTGCTACCTGCGGGGTGCCGAGTGGGCGGCCCAGCGGGGGATCGTCATTGCTGACACCAAGTTCGAGTTCGGGATGGTTAACGGCCACCTGGTGCTGGCCGACGAGGTGCTTACCCCGGACTCGTCTCGCTTCTGGCCCGCCGAGGTGTGGGCCCCGGGGGTGACGCCTCCATCGTTCGACAAGCAGCCGGTCCGCGATTACCTGGACGGGTTGGACTGGGACAAGCAGCCGCCGCCACCAGCGTTGCCCGACGAGGTG comes from Acidimicrobiales bacterium and encodes:
- the purE gene encoding 5-(carboxyamino)imidazole ribonucleotide mutase, which translates into the protein MVYKVAILMGSPNDGDKMAPAAATLERYGIEADVRVMSAHRSPALVAGFVSGAREAGYSAIICGAGMAAHLAGAAAAHTTLPVIGVPLSGGAINGWDSLLATVQMPKGIPVATVAVDGAMNAALLAVQMLAVGDPDLVEALEAHREEMVPR
- the purB gene encoding adenylosuccinate lyase — encoded protein: MENVLASRYASRPMVGLWTAEAKVVMERELWIAVMEAQRHLGVDIPDGVVEDYRAVVDQVDLASIRERERVTRHDVKARIEEFCTLAGHQHVHRGMTSRDLTENVEQLQVRRSLELVLDRIVATLARLARLAAEFDGLVMVGRSHNVAAQATTLGKRFATAAEELLASHRRISDLLAAYPLRGLKGPVGTQQDQMDLMGGDGARVDQLEQLVADHLGFAQVLDSVGQVYPRSLDFDVVSALAQAAGGPANLARTIRLMAGHELATEGFQPGQVGSSAMPHKMNARSCERVNGLAVVLRGHLAMVGGLVGDQWNEGDVSCSVVRRVALPDSFLATDGLFQTFLTVLDEFGAYPAVVERELGQYLPFLATTRVLMAAIEAGMGREEAHQVIQAHAVAAALIRREEGRMETDLLDRLASDPALPLDRDDLDGLLDDPSAFVGNASAQVSAVVERVAEVVVARPQAAAYDPERIL
- a CDS encoding phosphoribosylaminoimidazolesuccinocarboxamide synthase, with amino-acid sequence MTVDLPLLHSGKVRDIYDAGDGRLLMVTSDRISAFDVVMAEPIVDKGRVLTAMTSFWFEQFADLICGHLISTDTADLEAVLGARASVDLVGRTMLCHRAEMLPIECIVRGYITGSAWKEYRTSGTMHGTAMPDGLLEASRLPEPVFTPSTKADEGHDVNISYADAVNLVGVQVAEAAREASIACYLRGAEWAAQRGIVIADTKFEFGMVNGHLVLADEVLTPDSSRFWPAEVWAPGVTPPSFDKQPVRDYLDGLDWDKQPPPPALPDEVASATSSRYVEAYERITGRSFADWPGVGG